Genomic DNA from Salinibacter pepae:
GGTCAGCGTGCCGCGGGTCTCGGGGCCGACGGTCTCGTCGTCGCAGCCCACCAGGGCGCCAGCCACGAGAAGCAGGGCAGCAAGCAGGAAAGACCGTCCAGATACTCGAACATTTGGGAGCCACATGCAGCAGAACGGAGGGGCCTTGGTGAAGAGAAGAGCAGCTCAGCGACGTGTCCCGGGGCGGATTACGTCCGCAGGGGGTACTGCCTAGCGCAAGACGTGTGCCGAGTCGCCCGCAGGACCGGCGGGCGCGGACTACGGAATTGTGCGCCGGACGCGGACGCTGTCGATTAGCGTTTCGGCCCGGCGCACGCGGAGGTGTAGGGTGAGGGTGTCACCGGACTGGACGTTAACCTGGGTCGTCGAGAGGGTGTCGGCCTGGCCGGGGCCCGTTGCGAAGGCGCCGGACTGGGTAGTCTGCGTGGTGCCGGCCGTGCCGCTGCGGCGGAGGGCCAGTTCGTAGCGCAGCGTGTCAGCCGGCACGTCCGCGTTCACGAACACGCTCTGCACGCGCATCTGGTTGCCGATGCGCTCGGTGTGGATCT
This window encodes:
- the csgH gene encoding curli-like amyloid fiber formation chaperone CsgH, giving the protein MEVLTLILLCGLSFTADSSGEGATTPDDSTGAQIHTERIGNQMRVQSVFVNADVPADTLRYELALRRSGTAGTTQTTQSGAFATGPGQADTLSTTQVNVQSGDTLTLHLRVRRAETLIDSVRVRRTIP